Within the Drosophila miranda strain MSH22 chromosome Y unlocalized genomic scaffold, D.miranda_PacBio2.1 Contig_Y2_pilon, whole genome shotgun sequence genome, the region attttgctgcaccaactaacaactgcttggcataaatgaataattgtaattgactccattgaacagtagctgcgcattcttctaattcctctatccattgattgatgtcggggttattagaaccagaaaattgtgacacactaccttccacgtcttttagcgtaaaccaagatttatactctgcctgtcgcgtacctggttgaactgctacggtatcatcctctgctgttactacggactcatcctctgactcttcttcatcctcaactggaaagccgtgatgtattaatagtctatcttgcaaatcgcgctttcgtcccgtcgtctgcaacgcaagctctcttaacttctctcgcaaatctgcgactctcagtgtcattatctcttcaacatgcatcgtgacgatttaaatacaaaataattgatattagcttatatctaagaaaatgtaattaaatcaacttaaacaaccttattactgctggcctgttaacaattttccagttaacatcgactccgaaaacgcctttaaagtcgtcactgttaacgatcgcttctctgttaacgctcaccttactatgggtttacccttgttaactctcgcttctgcgcagaactttccagactccaaatttgacgcacacacaccaccacatccagatctcgcttgcctgtcgatgtcgctgttgccgtcctctctttgttgccttgccttgctctcgccgttcgccgataactcgttgtcgcttcccgaatcgtcgctgcttctgctgttacaaaatgaactgctgcttgtcttttcttgtagttgtagtctccgtccgacgcagtgcaacacaacaacaatcaatgttctttgattcttgctgtttgctgccgtcgttttgtcgcttctgcttcctttggaacgaacgcactcagattgtcgtctctgtgccgcttgtctccttgtagctctagcctctcagacgcaatgcacaacaacaacaacgaaggttttgattcttgctgtgtttgctgccgtctgccgtcgttttgtcgcttctgctctctttggaacgaacgcgctcagattgtcgtctctgtgccgcttgtctccttgtagctctagcctctcagacgcaatgcacaacaacaacaacgaaggttttgattcttgctgtgtttgctgccgtctgccgtcgttttgtcgcttctgctctctttggaacgaacgcgctcagattgtcgtctctgtgccgcttgtctccttgtagctctagcctctcagacgcaatgcacaacaacaacaacgaaggttttgattcttgctgtgtttgctgccgtctgccgtagttttgtcgcttctgctctctttggaacgaacgcgctcagattgtcgtctctgtgccgcttgtctccttgtagctctagcctctcagacgcaatgcacaacaacaacaacgaaggttttgattcttgctgtgtttgctgccgtctgccgtagttttgtcgcttctgctctctttggaacgaacgcgctcagattgtcgtctctgtgccgcttgtctccttgtagctctagcctctcagacgcaatgcacaacaacaacaacgaaggttttgattcttgctgtgtttgctgccgtctgccgtagttttgtcgcttctgctctctttggaacgaacgcgctcagattgtcgtctctgtgccgcttgtctccttgtagctctagcctcgtgttcgccaaaatttccaagtacacgcacaaatctcacttgcaaatgttgttgtcttgggcttattttcggacgagcccccaatttgtagtagtttaagttgcttgatggcaacgagtaacatttatttaataagtatgttggagttaaaattataacagctccaagttttacaagtatgtttgtgactaattatatgcgtgtacgtctgatgcgtggctgaactgacaactgactgatctctctctccagctatcggctctctcagagccgattactgctctatcccgacgacacgacgaaaacacgaccgcttcgtgtctctctctttccttcgtttcctacatatatatattaccaCGAACACTCTTCAAActaatcacggacataccagctagGTTTTTCTTTACCCTGCTTTCCTGGGCAAATCTCCTGATTCTCGGTCTTAATTGAAACTCAACTCAAGAGGTATGGCGTAGATGCCAGAACTGCtcgttggctaaatatataaatatatgtatatatatatttatttattcccgagtaaacacgtccgctttaatcaatcgattctcagtcaataactccagcccaacttctgcaagttcagctaagcggtaccgaaccaaaagctcgaagatcggatgatatttggaaactttaactgcataatcggatgatcttaggaaccttaactgcataatcggatgatctttcgcccaattgagcgaaattttggtcaagcttttaatctatgctctccctacgctacgctactctcttgggtcaaggtaaacgtgacgtctttcgcttaaatgcgtgcgctgcgcgccgactctctttagaaagcttttcggaaagcttgcagcttacgatccactttcgaAGTTACTACGTatctgcacttttaagcattaccaaaagaaaactgtgcttatccgtgatgttcgatactctttccctaaattcggcccctacaAATTACACGCAAAGTAATGGACGACGTCCCTTCGGGCTCTCCTGCCTGATGGGTGGCTTCGACGGGGATGGCAAGCCGCATCTGTACCAAACCGAACCATCGGGCATCTACTACGAGTGGACGGGTTGCAGCACGGGGCGTGCGGGCACCACGGCGCGCGAGTACATGGAGAAGCATGCGGGCGATACGGTCGACTCCATGGACGAGCAGACGGCCGTCAAGCATGTGGTGCGCACCCTGATGAGTGGCACCGAGCTGAGCGAACCCCAACTGGATGTGGCTGCGGTTCAATCAGCCACTCCGCATGGTCGAGCGCCAGGCTCTGGACGATCATATTTGGGCTATCCGTGATGAAATCGAGGCGGAGGTCAAGACCAGGGTGGTGCCTAACAAATTATAAATCTGTAGATTGTTTGTGTAAGTACTGTAGTGTAATGCCAAAGGCTCTATCTATCTATAGCAATTCCTCACCCTATTCTTCTCTTTCTGGCAATTCAATTTCAGCCTCCGCGCCGCACTCCTCAGGATGGGAGCAGGCTGGTAGGATGGGGGCGAAAAGTAATCAGCAGGAAAAATGTGTAAGCGGGCGAATCACTTAATTTGTCTCAAGGGCATTTATTCTGCACTCTCCATCTTGGGTTTTTCTCACTGCCTGTCTGTTGGATGGAATCGGATGGGGATGGGCAACGAGCCAACGGAGTAACCAAGTTAAAAACTTTTAAGCGAAAATGGTAATTGAATTTGCAGCAACTACGGAGATTGGAGATGGGAAAGATTcgcaaaaacacacacatgcgTGTGGGGCAGCGTCAATCTATTTCATCGCACACGGTGCCACACGCCTTTTGTTCCCCAGGCAGTCGTGGACTTCCAAACTTTCTGATGCTAACCAATTTCTGGTTTCGAGTGCTTCAATCAACTGCGTATACTCGAATGGGCATTGCCGAAGGTGTAATCTTTGGGTATGAATCAGTATAGTTCGTTAAAGCGGAGAAGCGACGGCAGCTCGTTCTTTTATTTAAAGATTGACACACGAGTGCAGAGGATTATCGCATCGGTCAGTGGATAGGCTCCACGAAACAGTAGTTGCCATGACTGCCAGTGGCTGTTATGTCTCCCGATTTGTCTGCATGGGTAACCTCACGAATGATAAGGTGCATCAGGCTTCTGCTCCCCGAGATCGTCCAATTAATTCAGACACACGCACTCCCATAGCACATATCGTATATCGAAGCATCGTTTCATTTCGTTCGTTTCATCCCATCCCTGTTTCATTTTCAATCAGCTGTGTTCTATCAAGCGAAACTTGCTTAAAGTTTTACACTAACTCCGAACATTTTTTAAAGAAATTAAAATGTCTTGCACGTCGTAAGATCTTTGAATTCCGTTATTATAAAATACGTTTTGCacgtttttttttctaaatcTTTGGATACCATAATGGATCCGGAGTTTTGCGCCAACAATTGAATCGGAGAGACTGTACGGCCTGATCCGTGCCCGCTACATTATGACGCCCCCAGGCATCGATGCCATGCGGCGGAAGTACGAGTATGGCGACTTCGGGATCTGTCCCCGAGTCTACTGCCAGGGCCACCACGTCCTACCCATTGGGCTCAGCGAAAAGTCGTACGAGTCCACGGTGAAGATCTTTTGTCCATGCTGCCAGGATATCTACCAGCCAACGCGGATCAGCGCCATGTTAGATGGCTGCATGTTTGGGCCCAGCTTTCCCCACATGTTTCTTATGGAGTTGCCCTCGCATCGCCCAACGCCACCCCAAGAAAAATATGTGCCTCGGTGAGTGATTTGTCCCGATCTCTgcctctcaccctcaccctcgcTCACGCCCTACTCTCTCTCCATTGCAGTCTCTATGGGTTTCAGCTGCACAAGAGCGCTTTGGAGCCAGTTCCAGATTCAGCTGCCAATGAGTCCGCCTAGTGCTTCTTCCGGTCTTAACTACTTACCATTTATCATCTGAATGTAATTAACCTTAAACAAATCTCAGTGCATGGATATCGCCAGCGCCAGCagcacactcacacactcacactATGAAGACACTGCAAAGAGTTCGCTGGCAATATCACGCACTTGATTGATCTCAATAGCTCCTTCGTTCTTACTATTGTAGAGGTATTGTAGAGGTACTCCTAACTTAATCGCATTTAGCGCTTCATGCTGTATATAGAGCTGCCTTTCAACTTGTTGCAAGACTGCGAGTATGCTGCCCCTAGAAGCTGTTAGATTGCGCAATCAAAATCCACTTGCGAGCGCCGACCTGCTAAGCCCATAATGGGCATTACCCGGCGGGGCAAGGATGCCCGATGCTTGCCGGCAGAGCTCCAGTAAGTCATtctcttattattatttactGCCGCTCTGCTGCTTTCAGCTGCCCCACTCGAAGCGGTTTCCTTCGTCGAGTGTCGAGACGGGGGGCCAGGCGTGGTTCTCGCTCTTTCTCTGTGGAGGCACTCACACTTTTCACACTTAATTTCATTAAGTAATTTTTCATACTGGTACTTTTATTGAGTCTTGCAACTGGCGGAGCGTGTAATGAGCAAGCGATGGAGATTTTGCAAAGAAAGATACCATTTCGCTTTACATTACAATTGACAGCGTGCTTTTCATTGCTCAATTCACAATGTGTTTTCCACTTTTCCTTGTCTGTTGTTTTCTCTTCTTGCTGCCACCTGTGGATGCTGCTCCCTTTGTGCCATACCTCTTCTGTAAGCTTTTTGCTAATCAAAAGACACGATTGGAAAACAATGCGAATTCACTCCGGCTAGATGATGCATTGTCCTACCAGCAAAAGCCTAAGTAATTGAACATCCCGAGAGTCGGAGCATATTCTTTTATTTATACTAACTCAATTTCATTCGGTACATAGATTTTTGACCACCGTATACGCTCATTCGATTAGAAATAGTTTATTTGTACAGCGAAAGTGCGGTCCggtccaaaatgcatttcgcTAGAATTTCGAAACATTAAATTGCATCGCTGCCAACTCAACAACTCCACAATTGCACCTGTGTATATTTTTTTCCAGGATGTTGTTTTTCTGCGCCATTCCGAGAACTTTCAGCGGAAATATTATTGTTTACGAGAGGTCACAACCCTCTTCGTTGGGCAAACAATAATCGAAATTGGACAATATGTACTATACCTCTGCAATCTCCATTGTTTTAGGGGTACAACGATAGTACAAACAAGCTGATGCAGGTCCTTGTGCAGTGGAGTCAAGCCTCTACTTTGTAAGAGGATATGGTTTTAATTATCTTAAAAACATTGATGTTTTTGCGTCATTGCTAACACTGTCATACCTGCACTATATACACTATGTCGCAAACGAGCTTTCTGGATTAGATCCCAGGGTCTTCGGGCTATGGCGGTGGCCGGACCCAAAAGTGGCCCAGGCCAAAGGCCACAGCCTAGCGCGACAGGAATCATGTCCCGAGACGCGTCCAGACGAGCGCCGATTTCCAAGCCGAGCTGCATTCTTATCAACTCTTCAGTTGCCCCCCCTGTCTAGTGCTGGTGCATGCCTATTTAAAAATGCACAAACCGtgtccgctggatacaggaatAATCGTATATTCAAGCCTCAAATATGTATCATAGCATTGGATGCTTTCCACAATTTCTGAACTGAAGGGATATTTGACAACATCCCGATGGCTGCTGACCCCtgcccaagcacgcccataaTGAACCTTTAATATACTAAATTGATTAACTTTGCCAGCCGGCAAACTTTTCACAACTTCAGAGCGGATGCGAAAAAAATCCCAGTTGTGTTAATTTCGAGTTGAGCGCTCGACTGAGCCCCAAAGACTACAAAGCTCCTAAACGCTGGCTCATTAAGCCGCCGGGAGTTGGTCGCTGCTTTGCGCCGCTTGGTGCCTGTAACCGACACAGAAGAAAGGAGCACCGCCGTAATTATCCTGATGAGATTGCCCGGAAATTGGCGTAGAAGGTGACCCGGTGGTGACCCGGCCTGAGTACCGAGTTTCTCACAGAGTGAGCCGAAAGCCTGGTTAGCAGACTTCAAATTAAGTTATGGCCGGCTCCGCGGAACACCGGACATGTCTGCCTGCTAATAAGCTAAATGAAACAAAAAGGGGATGTCACTCTCAGCTGCAGTCACAAATTGATGAAGATGGAAGGCGACGGAGGAGACGAAACCTAATAACTTTGGCCACGCATTAATTTGAATTTATGGAGCATTTTGCACGGCCAAGCCACTCTAGGGAACATTGCCCGCTGGACAGGCCACTGCCCCACTGGCTTCTTCACTGCTAAACAAAGCGCGTAATGTCTGCCAAGTGCCATTGGAGGGAACGGTTTCTTCACGCCTTCAATCACAGCGCAGCGGCCTCCACTCTCACTCAGTCGAAAAAGTGGGGAGAGCGTACCGAACTCTTGCGCCAAGTTTAAGTGCTTTTAAAAAACCATTA harbors:
- the LOC117193490 gene encoding suppressor-of-stellate-like protein, with amino-acid sequence MTPPGIDAMRRKYEYGDFGICPRVYCQGHHVLPIGLSEKSYESTVKIFCPCCQDIYQPTRISAMLDGCMFGPSFPHMFLMELPSHRPTPPQEKYVPRLYGFQLHKSALEPVPDSAANESA